In Prunus dulcis chromosome 1, ALMONDv2, whole genome shotgun sequence, the following are encoded in one genomic region:
- the LOC117617743 gene encoding type IV inositol polyphosphate 5-phosphatase 9 — protein sequence MARKQGEVMWPRLVANKILRKPLGSNNFVTDFPGNDDPDGLVLEAPSFDQPSSNSTSTIFNHHKDTNTHKYKVFVSTWNVGGVEPQQDMNIKDWIDTSCDIYVFGFQEIVPLKASNVLGSENSSICMKWNSLIREALNKKTHYYSQDNLKHDKHDHDGNPNIIENSNNPREFHCIISKQMVGILISVWVRSNIRPFIRHPNVSCVGCGIMGCLGNKGSVSVRFRLHETSFCFVCTHLASGSREGDEKLRNSNVADILSRTSFPRGPLLDLPRKILDHDRVIFLGDLNYRIALPEATTRSLVERREWNTLLKHDQLMMELKEGQVLEGWHEGAIQFAPTYKYCPNSNVYYGCRPGNRGEKRRAPAWCDRIIWCGKGLKQHEYGRGISKLSDHRPVKAIFTAEVGVLRTLKGYHSFFLSERLDKISSQLQVSSADAFLCKGSTKSRSFKT from the exons aTGGCAAGAAAGCAAGGAGAA GTGATGTGGCCAAGATTAGTGGCAAACAAGATTCTACGAAAGCCATTGGGAAGCAACAACTTTGTGACAGATTTTCCAGGCAACGACGATCCGGATGGATTAGTGCTGGAAGCACCAAGTTTTGATCAACCGTCTTCCAACTCTACGTCCACCATCTTCAATCATCACAAGGACACTAACACACACAAGTACAA GGTTTTTGTTAGTACATGGAATGTTGGTGGGGTGGAACCACAACAAGATATGAACATCAAGGATTGGATTGACACATCCTGTGACATCTATGTTTTCGG GTTTCAAGAAATTGTTCCTTTGAAAGCCTCCAATGTTCTGGGGTCTGAGAATAGTAGCATCTGCATGAAATGGAATTCCTTGATCAGAGAAGCTTTGAACAAGAAAACACACTACTACTCCCAAGACAATTTGAAGCACGACAAACATGATCATGATGGAAACCCAAATATTATCGAAAACAGCAATAATCCACGGGAATTCCACTGTATCATAAGTAAGCAAATGGTGGGGATATTAATATCAGTTTGGGTTCGAAGTAATATTCGTCCCTTTATTCGGCATCCAAATGTCTCTTGTGTTGGCTGTGGCATCATGGGATGCCTTGGAAATAAG GGTTCTGTCTCAGTCAGATTTCGGTTGCATGAAACAAGTTTCTGCTTTGTGTGCACTCATCTAGCTTCGGGAAGCAGAGAAGGAGATGAGAAACTGAGAAATTCTAACGTCGCCGATATATTGTCCCGAACAAGTTTTCCTAGAGGCCCTTTGCTTGATTTGCCACGAAAGATCCTAGATCACGA TCGAGTAATTTTCCTGGGAGATTTGAATTATAGAATTGCCCTTCCAGAAGCAACGACGCGATCATTAGTGGAGAGAAGAGAATGGAATACCTTACTAAAACACGATCAG ttgatgatgGAGCTGAAAGAGGGTCAAGTACTTGAAGGTTGGCATGAAGGGGCAATTCAATTTGCTCCCACTTACAAATATTGTCCAAATTCTAATGTATACTATGGATGTCGTCCTGGAAACAGAGGTGAAAAGAGGCGCGCTCCTGCATG GTGTGATCGGATAATTTGGTGCGGAAAAGGATTGAAGCAACATGAATATGGTAGAGGTATATCAAAATTGTCAGACCACAGGCCTGTGAAGGCAATATTTACAGCTGAAGTTGGGGTTTTGCGAACATTGAAAGGATACCACAGCTTTTTTCTATCAGAAAGATTAGACAAAATTTCAAGCCAGTTACAAGTATCCTCCGCCGATGCTTTTCTATGTAAAGGTAGCACCAAATCAAGAAGCTTCAAAACTTGA
- the LOC117614415 gene encoding cyclin-J18 isoform X2, translating to MQRGCASSALPLRARLIDFLIQSAHKLQVAPTVKYTALSIFAHRFYPRCLSRLEEQGNDVENWLLQPLRESNLQLFALVSLWISTKIHTSPCLSVKIFKSLGDNIIKEQHYTIRDYLEAEVVLMQVVNFEIGMNNSAFVYFEELLLQFKGVAKVGELVNFEAGMDIMDLIYEKEETSMLYTNPHSLAASILVASYVITVPKQTWEFPVVPWVADAVIYNSFPAAKFE from the exons ATGCAGCGAGGGTGCGCTTCGTCGGCTCTGCCTCTGCGAGCGCGCCTCATAGACTTTCTCATCCAATCTGCTCAC AAACTCCAAGTTGCTCCGACCGTGAAATATACCGCATTGTCAATTTTTGCTCATAGATTCTACCCTCGTTGTTTGTCCAG ATTGGAGGAACAAGGCAATGACGTGGAAAACTGGCTTTTGCAACCCCTGAGAGAGAGCAATTTGCAGTTGTTTGCGCTCGTTTCTCTATGGATTTCAACCAAA aTACACACTTCTCCTTGTTTGTCTGTGAAAATATTCAAGTCTTTGGGGGACAACATTATCAAGGAACAACACTACACCATTCGAGATTACTTGGAAGCA GAGGTGGTCTTAATGCAG GTAGTGAATTTTGAGATTGGTATGAACAATAGTGCTTTTGTATACTTTGAGGAGCTTTTACTTCAATTCAA GGGAGTGGCAAAGGTTGGGGAACTTGTGAACTTTGAAGCAGGCATGGACATCATggatctgatttatgaaaagGAGGAGACATCCATGCTCTATACTAATCCTCATTCTCTTGCCGCATCAATCTTG GTTGCTTCATATGTCATCACAGTTCCTAAACAGACGTGGGAATTTCCTGTTGTTCCCTGGG TTGCAGATGCAGTTATATATAACAGCTTCCCTGCAGCCAAATTCGAATAA
- the LOC117614415 gene encoding cyclin-J18 isoform X1 produces the protein MQRGCASSALPLRARLIDFLIQSAHKLQVAPTVKYTALSIFAHRFYPRCLSRLEEQGNDVENWLLQPLRESNLQLFALVSLWISTKIHTSPCLSVKIFKSLGDNIIKEQHYTIRDYLEAEVVLMQVVNFEIGMNNSAFVYFEELLLQFKGVAKVGELVNFEAGMDIMDLIYEKEETSMLYTNPHSLAASILVASYVITVPKQTWEFPVVPWVKFVTGCEEEDILDIVRDILKHVLDVSC, from the exons ATGCAGCGAGGGTGCGCTTCGTCGGCTCTGCCTCTGCGAGCGCGCCTCATAGACTTTCTCATCCAATCTGCTCAC AAACTCCAAGTTGCTCCGACCGTGAAATATACCGCATTGTCAATTTTTGCTCATAGATTCTACCCTCGTTGTTTGTCCAG ATTGGAGGAACAAGGCAATGACGTGGAAAACTGGCTTTTGCAACCCCTGAGAGAGAGCAATTTGCAGTTGTTTGCGCTCGTTTCTCTATGGATTTCAACCAAA aTACACACTTCTCCTTGTTTGTCTGTGAAAATATTCAAGTCTTTGGGGGACAACATTATCAAGGAACAACACTACACCATTCGAGATTACTTGGAAGCA GAGGTGGTCTTAATGCAG GTAGTGAATTTTGAGATTGGTATGAACAATAGTGCTTTTGTATACTTTGAGGAGCTTTTACTTCAATTCAA GGGAGTGGCAAAGGTTGGGGAACTTGTGAACTTTGAAGCAGGCATGGACATCATggatctgatttatgaaaagGAGGAGACATCCATGCTCTATACTAATCCTCATTCTCTTGCCGCATCAATCTTG GTTGCTTCATATGTCATCACAGTTCCTAAACAGACGTGGGAATTTCCTGTTGTTCCCTGGG TTAAGTTCGTAACAGGTTGCGAAGAAGAGGATATTCTAGATATAGTCAGAGACATTCTTAAGCATGTATTGGATGTTTCTTGCTAG